A section of the Salvelinus fontinalis isolate EN_2023a chromosome 33, ASM2944872v1, whole genome shotgun sequence genome encodes:
- the LOC129831882 gene encoding CMP-N-acetylneuraminate-beta-galactosamide-alpha-2,3-sialyltransferase 4-like has translation MSLKTAKRWCFRLFAVVLFLVSYYCFHVFLQSYGGTSKSPLTPSKSLCGGWLKQKKWESLNFNISRQTELFFKLDDFFWRQHQSTLALPYGIKGSELLLLRVLAIIANYKMPASIDRLDCRTCAVIGNGFAIKNSSLGAVINEYDVVIRLNDAPVRGYEDDVGNKTTMRLFYPESASYNPSMHNDPDTLMVLVPFKQQDLRWLKEILYDEKRVRKGFWKPPPQIWLGRTSRIRVLDPHFLHGTASSLLQIPLQPKSKQKLVHPTTGILAVFVALNYCDVVHIAGFGYPASKNQKHPIHYYGYDTMKSMKDSYHDLAHEAEALKKLEDSGAILYLHPHS, from the exons ATGTCCCTAAAGACTGCTAAAA gatGGTGCTTTAGACTGTTCGCTGTTGTACTGTTCTTAGTCTCCTACTACTGCTTCCACGTCTTCCTCCAGAG TTATGGAGGCACCAGCAAGTCTCCTCTGACTCCTAGCAAGTCACTGTGTGGTGGCTGGCTAAAGCAGAAGAAGTGGGAGAGCCTCAATTTTAA CATTAGCAGACAAACAGAGCTCTTCTTCAAACTGGATGATTTCTTCTGGCGACAACATCAGTCCACACTAGCGTTGCCCTACGGTATTAAAGGAAGTG AGTTACTGCTGCTGAGAGTGTTGGCCATTATTGCCAATTACAAAATGCCGGCCAGCATTGATCG TCTAGACTGCAGAACATGTGCAGTCATAGGAAATGGGTTTGCCATTAAAAACAGCTCCTTGGGGGCCGTCATCAACGAGTATGATGTGGTGATCCG GCTGAATGACGCCCCCGTCAGAGGTTATGAGGATGACGTGGGGAACAAGACCACTATGCGTCTCTTCTACCCTGAGTCGGCCTCCTACAACCCCAGCATGCACAACGACCCCGACACCCTCATGGTCCTAGTGCCTTTCAAACAGCAGGACCTCCGCTGGCTCAAAGAGATCCTGTACGACGAGAAGAGG gTGAGGAAAGGTTTCTGGAAGCCCCCTCCACAGATCTGGCTGGGCAGGACCAGTCGCATCCGGGTGCTGGACCCTCACTTCCTGCATGGGACGGCCAGCAGTCTGCTACAAATCCCACTTCAACCAAAGAGCAAACAG AAACTGGTGCACCCCACTACAGGGATCCTAGCCGTGTTCGTGGCACTCAACTACTGTGATGTGGTCCACATAGCTGGGTTTGGATATCCAGCATCCAAAAACCAGAAGCATCCTATACACTACTATGGATATGACACTATGAAATCCATGAAG GATTCCTACCATGACCTTGCCCACGAAGCAGAAGCCTTAAAAAAACTAGAGGATTCGGGGGCTATCCTGTACTTACATCCTcactcctaa